One region of Marivirga arenosa genomic DNA includes:
- a CDS encoding NAD(P)/FAD-dependent oxidoreductase, translating to MNQSNAFRIPDTQQKRIVIIGGGFAGITLAKKFAGKDVQVVLLDRHNYHTFQPLLYQVATAGLEPDSIAGPLRKLLENHKNIFFRMATVTNINNSNNKIKSNVGELSYDYLIIAAGSKTNFFGQQEKFEKAFPLKQIPQALDFRSHILQNFEEAVLSSDENDIERLMNIVIVGGGPTGVELAGALGELKKHVLPNDYPDLDFQKLNIYLVEGMDRLLGGMSEFADVKAQKYLKKFDVNVKLKTMVKSFDGENVEFDNGEKIPTTTLLWGAGVMGNIIEGLAEESVKNSRYKVDKYNLIEGTENIYAVGDIALMETEDFPKGHPMLAPVAMQQADLLAKNILASLKGKKQKAFKYLDKGSMATVGRNKAVVDLPKNLHFGGFMAWFIWMFVHLISIVGFRNKIVILSNWVWNYFTYDRGTRLIIRPFIPKINKQKKT from the coding sequence ATGAATCAATCTAATGCGTTCAGAATTCCAGATACTCAACAAAAAAGAATAGTTATAATAGGTGGAGGATTTGCAGGTATCACATTGGCTAAAAAATTTGCGGGTAAAGATGTTCAGGTTGTATTACTAGATAGGCATAATTATCACACCTTTCAACCTTTATTATATCAAGTTGCAACTGCGGGACTTGAGCCAGATTCAATTGCTGGCCCGTTGCGTAAGTTACTAGAAAATCATAAAAATATATTCTTTCGAATGGCAACTGTTACTAATATTAATAACAGTAATAATAAAATCAAAAGTAATGTTGGGGAGCTTTCGTATGATTATTTAATTATAGCAGCAGGATCGAAAACAAATTTCTTTGGTCAGCAAGAAAAGTTTGAGAAAGCTTTTCCATTAAAACAGATTCCGCAAGCATTAGATTTCAGAAGTCATATTTTACAAAATTTTGAAGAAGCAGTATTAAGCTCTGATGAAAATGACATTGAGCGCTTAATGAATATTGTGATCGTAGGTGGTGGACCAACAGGCGTGGAATTAGCAGGGGCTTTAGGGGAACTCAAAAAGCATGTTCTACCTAATGATTATCCTGATTTAGATTTCCAGAAGTTAAATATTTACTTAGTGGAAGGAATGGATAGGTTATTAGGAGGTATGTCAGAATTCGCAGATGTAAAAGCTCAAAAATACCTAAAAAAGTTTGATGTGAATGTGAAGTTAAAGACTATGGTCAAAAGCTTTGATGGAGAAAACGTTGAATTTGATAATGGTGAAAAAATCCCAACCACTACTTTGCTTTGGGGTGCTGGCGTAATGGGGAACATAATTGAAGGTCTCGCAGAAGAGAGTGTAAAAAATAGTCGCTACAAAGTCGATAAATATAATTTAATAGAAGGTACAGAAAATATTTATGCAGTTGGTGATATAGCTTTAATGGAAACCGAAGATTTCCCTAAAGGCCACCCAATGTTAGCGCCAGTAGCAATGCAGCAAGCAGACTTATTGGCAAAAAACATTTTAGCTTCTCTAAAAGGAAAAAAGCAAAAAGCTTTTAAGTATTTAGATAAAGGCAGTATGGCTACAGTGGGGCGAAATAAAGCAGTAGTTGATTTACCGAAGAATCTACATTTTGGCGGATTTATGGCTTGGTTCATTTGGATGTTTGTACACTTGATCTCCATTGTTGGTTTTAGAAATAAGATTGTAATTCTTAGTAACTGGGTTTGGAATTATTTCACCTACGATAGAGGTACTAGATTAATCATTAGGCCATTTATACCTAAA
- a CDS encoding patatin-like phospholipase family protein, producing the protein MKQKVALVLGSGGARGVAHIGVIEALEENGFEISAIAGSSMGAVIGGLYAAGKMQEYKDWVTHFDKIDVFKLLDFTLSWQGIVRGEKVFKEMRRLLGEFKIEDFEIPFTAVASNIRTQKEVLYNEGNLMDALRASCAIPTVLTPVYHNNEEIVDGGVLNPIPLNRVERVDGDILIAVDVNAAIPFEKKIAVTAEEVEQDEKNKQFLDDFTARIKSFFPNNNGKANNTPKKFGYFDILNRSIDLMQEKMTNLQMDIIKPDMLVQVSRNSCGTFEFYKSNELVELGKTAFEKAYHNYINELERSKS; encoded by the coding sequence ATGAAACAAAAAGTTGCACTTGTTTTAGGTAGCGGGGGCGCAAGAGGAGTTGCTCATATTGGCGTAATTGAAGCTTTAGAGGAAAATGGTTTTGAGATTTCTGCCATTGCAGGCTCAAGTATGGGAGCCGTTATTGGTGGCTTATATGCTGCTGGTAAAATGCAGGAATACAAAGACTGGGTTACTCATTTCGATAAAATAGACGTTTTTAAACTTTTAGATTTCACCTTAAGCTGGCAAGGAATTGTTAGGGGAGAGAAAGTATTTAAAGAAATGAGGCGGTTACTTGGTGAGTTTAAAATTGAAGATTTTGAAATTCCATTCACTGCCGTAGCCTCCAATATCCGAACTCAAAAAGAAGTGTTGTATAATGAAGGAAACCTCATGGATGCTTTAAGGGCATCATGTGCAATCCCTACTGTTTTAACTCCAGTTTATCATAATAATGAAGAAATTGTAGATGGTGGGGTTTTAAATCCGATCCCTTTAAATAGAGTAGAAAGAGTAGACGGAGATATTTTAATAGCTGTTGATGTAAATGCTGCCATACCTTTTGAAAAAAAAATTGCAGTAACAGCAGAGGAAGTTGAGCAAGATGAAAAAAACAAACAGTTTTTAGATGATTTTACAGCACGGATCAAAAGCTTTTTTCCTAATAACAACGGCAAAGCCAATAATACCCCTAAAAAGTTTGGCTATTTTGATATACTGAATAGATCTATTGATTTAATGCAGGAAAAGATGACTAATCTACAAATGGATATCATAAAACCTGATATGTTGGTTCAAGTTTCTAGAAATTCTTGTGGTACTTTTGAATTTTACAAAAGTAATGAGTTGGTTGAATTGGGTAAAACTGCATTTGAGAAGGCATACCATAATTATATAAATGAACTGGAAAGAAGTAAATCATGA
- a CDS encoding potassium channel family protein — protein MTNRFAVIGLGQFGESIARTLSDSGAEVLAIDIDLDKVEAIKDDVAYAVALDSTDVKALKAQNIQDMDAVVVAIGENFEGLLLTTVLLLELEVERIIARAANAQQRMILEKMGISEILSPEETVGKTVAEMLLHPNMKSFLPLPDDYEIVEINTPTRVVDQTISEIGLREKYNLNLITVKRLYDEKVDGQLQQVEHIIGVPRADTFLKETDIMIILGKSKDVNKFIEVNK, from the coding sequence ATGACCAATCGCTTTGCAGTAATAGGATTAGGACAGTTCGGAGAATCAATTGCTAGAACTTTGAGTGATAGTGGTGCTGAAGTACTGGCTATTGACATTGATTTAGATAAAGTTGAAGCTATAAAAGATGATGTAGCTTATGCTGTAGCATTAGATTCTACAGATGTGAAAGCATTAAAAGCACAGAATATTCAGGATATGGATGCTGTGGTAGTGGCAATAGGTGAAAATTTTGAAGGCTTATTACTAACTACGGTTTTATTATTAGAGCTTGAAGTAGAAAGAATTATCGCCAGAGCAGCCAACGCTCAGCAACGCATGATTTTGGAGAAGATGGGGATTAGTGAGATTCTATCACCTGAAGAAACAGTAGGGAAAACAGTGGCTGAAATGTTGCTGCATCCTAATATGAAATCTTTCCTTCCTTTACCAGATGACTATGAAATTGTAGAGATCAACACCCCTACACGAGTGGTAGATCAAACCATTAGCGAAATAGGATTACGTGAAAAATATAACCTTAACCTCATTACAGTAAAAAGATTATATGATGAGAAAGTGGATGGGCAGCTACAACAAGTAGAACACATCATAGGAGTTCCGCGAGCCGATACCTTCCTAAAAGAAACAGATATTATGATCATCTTAGGAAAATCTAAAGATGTAAATAAGTTTATTGAGGTGAATAAATAA
- a CDS encoding ATP-binding protein produces MKKYPFRNIILGDTTHIESESKYRKALLVGACCLLLLFFSSVHAVISVFVWSLDLSPVFLIGILGAIISFLLNRVGKFELAKHSLILITILFVFVFMTNHGKYYGSQLYLFPILVASIALFGYQKIKYWFLYGLLAFACFLISEYTDFRLFEIDLVSEENINKTYFLNYLFTFSALIVVIYYQVKLQHKSEQKILEQDRKLKESEERFRLAVEGTNAGIWDWENINKDQQWWSPKLYELLGYSQKEFTPSKASFKNLLAEKSDYPKLIKDFKKHLNSKEPFSVEYKLKHKDGTYRWFHGSGQAKWTSDEKPTRMVGSLIDITEKKVKEEEIKEKNDLLEQTNAELDRFVYSVSHDLRAPLNSIQGLINIGDTTDDTQELKQLLGMMKNRVKKLYSFIDEIINFARNTRTEILKKEVNLYDLVKETFENTQYRELSADIDFRMKIPKDTILETDIGRLSVILNNLIDNAIKYHRHSYPGKYIAVQSEDLGSDLSIKIIDNGQGIPSNAQDKIFDMFYRASENSKGSGLGLYIVKDMTERLGGSISLESESGEGTIFTIILPKA; encoded by the coding sequence ATGAAAAAATACCCTTTTCGAAATATTATTTTGGGCGATACGACTCATATAGAATCTGAGTCAAAATACAGAAAGGCTCTGCTTGTAGGGGCGTGCTGTTTGTTATTATTATTTTTTAGTTCTGTTCATGCCGTAATAAGTGTATTCGTTTGGAGTTTAGATCTAAGCCCAGTTTTTTTAATTGGAATACTTGGTGCAATAATCTCATTCCTGCTAAATAGAGTTGGTAAATTCGAATTGGCAAAACACAGCTTAATTCTAATTACTATTTTGTTTGTATTTGTTTTTATGACTAATCATGGAAAGTACTATGGCTCTCAATTGTATTTATTCCCCATATTAGTTGCTTCAATTGCTTTATTTGGGTATCAAAAAATTAAATATTGGTTTTTATATGGCCTTTTAGCTTTCGCTTGCTTCTTAATTAGTGAATATACTGATTTTCGATTATTTGAGATAGATTTGGTTTCAGAGGAAAATATAAATAAGACCTACTTTTTAAATTATTTATTCACCTTTTCGGCCTTGATAGTAGTGATTTATTATCAAGTTAAACTACAACATAAATCGGAGCAAAAAATTTTAGAACAAGATCGGAAATTGAAGGAAAGTGAAGAACGGTTTAGGTTAGCTGTTGAAGGCACCAATGCTGGAATTTGGGATTGGGAAAATATCAATAAAGATCAGCAGTGGTGGTCGCCAAAATTATATGAATTATTGGGGTATAGCCAGAAAGAATTCACCCCTTCTAAAGCAAGTTTCAAAAACCTGTTAGCTGAAAAATCAGACTATCCGAAACTCATAAAAGACTTTAAAAAACACTTAAATAGTAAAGAGCCTTTTTCCGTAGAATATAAGCTCAAACATAAAGATGGCACCTACAGATGGTTTCATGGATCGGGTCAGGCAAAATGGACTAGTGATGAGAAACCCACTCGTATGGTAGGTTCATTAATAGACATTACTGAAAAGAAGGTTAAAGAAGAAGAGATAAAAGAAAAAAATGATTTGCTTGAGCAGACCAATGCTGAGTTAGATCGATTTGTTTATAGTGTGTCTCACGACTTAAGGGCTCCTCTAAATTCAATTCAAGGCTTAATAAATATTGGTGATACTACCGATGACACGCAAGAACTAAAACAGTTATTGGGAATGATGAAGAATAGAGTTAAAAAGCTTTATTCTTTCATTGATGAGATTATCAATTTTGCTCGAAATACAAGAACAGAAATTCTCAAAAAAGAAGTCAATCTTTATGATTTAGTAAAAGAAACCTTTGAAAATACTCAATATCGTGAATTATCAGCTGATATAGATTTCAGAATGAAAATTCCAAAAGATACCATCTTAGAAACCGATATTGGAAGGCTAAGTGTTATATTAAATAATTTGATTGATAATGCAATTAAATATCATAGACACAGCTATCCTGGGAAATATATCGCAGTTCAATCCGAAGATTTAGGAAGTGATTTATCCATTAAAATTATTGATAATGGTCAAGGAATTCCATCAAATGCTCAAGACAAAATATTTGATATGTTCTATCGAGCATCTGAAAATTCAAAAGGCTCTGGTTTAGGCTTGTACATTGTTAAAGACATGACAGAAAGATTGGGTGGTTCAATTAGTCTTGAATCTGAATCAGGAGAAGGAACCATTTTTACGATAATATTACCAAAAGCCTAA
- a CDS encoding glycine--tRNA ligase, translated as MAKKEQATENSLFKDIVAHAKEYGFVYQSSEIYDGLQAVYDYGPYGAELKKNIKELWWNTMTRFNDNIVGLDSAIFMHPDTWKASGHIDSFNDPMIDNKDSKKRYRADVLLEEKAAEYENAGDKAKADALLKKAGQLLEAEDLEAVRELIIEEDIKCPLSGTANWTEVRQFNLMFSTQIGSVADDSGKIYLRPETAQGIFVNFLNVQKTARMKVPFGIAQIGKAFRNEIVARQFIFRMREFEQMEMQFFVRPGEELSWYEKWRDMRLKWHKAIGIPEEDLRLHEHEKLAHYANAAVDVEYKFPFGFKEVEGIHSRTDFDLKSHQEVSKKKIQYFDPEINKNYIPYVVETSVGCDRLFLMLFCNAYTNEEVGEGDKAKTRIYLKLHPALAPVKAAILPLTKKDGLPEKGKEIYNSLKGAFNVVYEEAASIGKRYTRQDLIGTPFCIAVDHQTLEDNTVTIRHRDSTEQERMSVDELESFIAKATSFNRIYEKL; from the coding sequence ATGGCAAAGAAAGAACAAGCAACCGAGAATTCACTTTTTAAAGATATTGTAGCTCACGCTAAAGAATATGGCTTTGTATATCAGTCTAGCGAGATATATGATGGCCTGCAGGCTGTATATGATTATGGTCCTTACGGGGCAGAATTAAAGAAAAACATTAAAGAATTATGGTGGAATACCATGACTCGCTTTAATGATAATATTGTTGGATTGGATTCAGCAATTTTCATGCATCCAGATACTTGGAAAGCTTCTGGTCACATTGATAGCTTTAATGATCCGATGATTGATAATAAGGATTCAAAAAAACGCTATCGTGCTGACGTTTTATTAGAAGAAAAGGCTGCTGAATATGAAAATGCTGGTGATAAAGCTAAAGCAGATGCTCTCCTAAAAAAGGCAGGCCAATTATTGGAAGCCGAAGATTTAGAAGCAGTTCGTGAATTAATTATTGAAGAAGATATTAAATGTCCTCTTTCGGGAACCGCTAACTGGACTGAAGTGCGACAGTTTAATTTAATGTTTTCTACTCAAATCGGTAGTGTGGCTGATGATTCAGGTAAAATTTACTTAAGACCTGAAACAGCTCAAGGTATATTTGTGAATTTCTTGAATGTGCAAAAGACTGCTAGAATGAAGGTGCCATTTGGGATTGCCCAAATTGGAAAGGCTTTCAGAAATGAAATTGTTGCACGTCAGTTTATTTTCAGAATGCGTGAGTTTGAGCAAATGGAAATGCAATTCTTTGTTCGCCCAGGGGAAGAACTTTCATGGTATGAAAAATGGCGCGATATGCGTTTAAAATGGCATAAAGCCATCGGAATCCCAGAGGAAGATTTACGATTACATGAGCATGAAAAGTTAGCACATTATGCTAATGCAGCAGTTGATGTTGAATATAAATTTCCGTTTGGTTTTAAAGAAGTTGAAGGAATACACAGCAGAACTGATTTCGATTTGAAAAGTCATCAGGAAGTGTCAAAAAAGAAGATACAATATTTTGATCCTGAAATTAACAAAAATTATATTCCTTATGTTGTGGAAACTTCTGTTGGTTGTGATCGACTTTTCTTAATGCTTTTCTGCAATGCATATACTAATGAAGAAGTAGGAGAAGGTGACAAAGCTAAAACCAGAATTTATTTAAAATTACACCCAGCATTAGCGCCTGTGAAAGCTGCTATTTTACCATTAACCAAAAAGGATGGATTGCCAGAAAAAGGAAAGGAGATTTATAATTCTTTAAAAGGAGCCTTTAATGTTGTTTATGAAGAGGCTGCTTCCATTGGGAAACGCTATACAAGACAAGATTTAATTGGTACGCCATTTTGTATTGCAGTTGATCATCAAACATTGGAAGATAATACGGTAACCATTCGCCATAGAGATAGTACAGAGCAAGAAAGAATGTCTGTTGATGAATTAGAAAGTTTTATTGCAAAAGCTACTTCATTCAATAGAATCTATGAAAAATTGTAG
- a CDS encoding class I SAM-dependent methyltransferase, which produces MNWKEVNHELGNIDLYWLDFILKGYLKEGTKILDAGCGEGRNIHYCLKNQMDVFGIDQNPEALHFLRLIANIHKLDNVEARFQQMRLDKLLFPDQTFDTIICNAVLHFASDTNHFTKMIEEMSRVLKSKGALFIRTMTDLYFSDSTLKLKENIVDLGQKNLRYVINSDQFIDQMNRIGFSLIEPYKEVLVQGKHSMGTFMLYKE; this is translated from the coding sequence ATGAACTGGAAAGAAGTAAATCATGAATTAGGAAATATTGACCTTTATTGGCTGGATTTTATTCTTAAAGGATACTTAAAAGAGGGGACAAAAATCTTAGATGCTGGTTGTGGTGAAGGAAGAAACATTCATTATTGTCTGAAAAACCAGATGGATGTTTTTGGTATTGATCAAAATCCTGAAGCATTACATTTCTTGAGACTTATAGCTAATATACATAAATTAGATAATGTTGAGGCAAGGTTTCAGCAAATGAGACTTGATAAACTATTATTCCCTGATCAAACTTTTGATACTATAATTTGTAATGCGGTATTGCATTTCGCATCCGATACGAATCATTTTACTAAAATGATAGAAGAAATGAGTAGAGTTTTAAAATCCAAAGGCGCTCTATTTATACGGACTATGACGGATCTTTATTTTTCTGATTCAACTCTAAAGTTGAAGGAAAATATAGTGGATTTAGGTCAGAAAAACTTAAGATATGTAATTAATTCAGACCAATTTATAGATCAGATGAACCGAATAGGTTTTAGCTTAATAGAACCTTATAAAGAAGTTTTAGTACAGGGTAAGCATTCTATGGGGACCTTTATGCTATATAAGGAATAA
- a CDS encoding substrate-binding periplasmic protein, with protein sequence MKKLLIQSSLLLIFLFQAFISVAQYSGDTFAKAKQSKKANLTYVYSEAPGFAAEVNGQVEGVCVDVMSDFEFYLLDNYGITVNSTMVKDHADNFTAYLDAVKKSSNGVFGLSNTTITQKRKSIYKFSPAYITNIGMMLTHSDVPTLSDISKISEVFAGKKAVSVKGTTNEDQILNIKKKYFSSLEIEYVNSFEEVMDKVISSPDYFGNVDFTYYLDATKSNKPVKRHPAGDQAAEEFGIVMPKNSDWAKPFAEFLTEEYRTSPSYRKIIAKHLGPNALQLLDAVAGGN encoded by the coding sequence ATGAAAAAACTATTAATCCAAAGTTCGCTTTTATTAATTTTTCTATTCCAAGCTTTTATATCTGTGGCTCAATATTCCGGAGATACATTTGCCAAAGCGAAGCAATCTAAAAAAGCCAATTTAACTTATGTTTATTCTGAAGCACCTGGTTTTGCCGCAGAAGTAAATGGACAGGTTGAAGGAGTATGCGTTGATGTTATGAGTGATTTTGAATTCTATTTATTAGATAATTACGGAATCACCGTTAATTCAACAATGGTAAAAGATCATGCTGATAATTTTACAGCCTATTTAGATGCTGTTAAGAAATCTTCAAATGGTGTTTTTGGTTTAAGTAACACCACTATTACTCAAAAAAGAAAATCTATTTACAAGTTTAGCCCTGCATATATCACGAATATTGGAATGATGCTTACACATAGCGATGTGCCTACTTTATCAGATATATCAAAAATTTCGGAAGTATTTGCTGGTAAAAAAGCAGTTTCAGTTAAAGGAACTACAAATGAAGATCAAATATTAAATATCAAAAAGAAATATTTTTCTTCCTTAGAAATTGAATATGTAAATTCATTCGAAGAAGTGATGGATAAAGTGATTAGCAGTCCAGACTATTTTGGAAATGTTGACTTTACCTATTATTTGGATGCAACGAAATCAAATAAACCAGTAAAGAGACACCCCGCTGGTGATCAGGCTGCAGAAGAATTTGGTATTGTAATGCCAAAAAATAGCGATTGGGCTAAGCCATTTGCTGAATTTTTAACAGAGGAATATAGAACAAGCCCTAGTTACAGAAAGATTATAGCAAAACATTTAGGCCCTAATGCATTACAATTACTCGATGCCGTTGCAGGAGGGAATTAA
- a CDS encoding non-canonical purine NTP diphosphatase, translated as MKICFATNNAYKIKEVAQMLGDNYELLSLKDIGCNEELSEDQSTLEGNAQQKASYVYNNYNINCFADDTGLEVESLNNEPGVFSARYAGPQRSDEDNMALLLQRLEKSSNRKARFRTVICAYIDNEKHFFEGIVEGKIASSHSGDKGFGYDPIFIPDGYDQTFAQMSLEEKNKISHRSKAVRKLVDFLKTNS; from the coding sequence ATGAAGATTTGTTTTGCAACTAATAATGCTTATAAAATTAAAGAAGTAGCTCAAATGTTAGGTGATAACTATGAGCTTCTTAGTTTAAAAGATATTGGATGCAATGAGGAGCTTAGCGAAGACCAGAGTACTTTAGAAGGTAATGCTCAACAAAAAGCTTCATACGTTTATAATAATTACAATATAAATTGCTTCGCTGATGATACCGGCTTAGAGGTTGAATCTTTGAATAATGAGCCGGGAGTATTTTCTGCTCGCTATGCTGGTCCTCAAAGGTCTGATGAAGATAATATGGCGCTATTACTTCAGCGTTTGGAAAAATCATCAAATAGGAAAGCAAGGTTTAGAACCGTAATATGTGCCTATATTGATAATGAAAAGCACTTTTTTGAAGGAATAGTTGAGGGGAAAATTGCTTCTTCTCACAGTGGTGATAAAGGATTCGGCTATGATCCAATCTTTATTCCGGATGGCTATGACCAAACTTTTGCACAAATGAGTTTGGAAGAGAAAAACAAAATTTCTCATCGTTCGAAAGCTGTAAGAAAACTGGTCGATTTTTTAAAAACAAATTCCTAA
- a CDS encoding FKBP-type peptidyl-prolyl cis-trans isomerase — translation MIRYLLSISILFTIFSSCTSEIQCDQAPDISPDQTNLESQINEIEAYLSAEGLNYQTHSSGIRYVELESGEGRSPNFCSSVSIDYEGRELGSDEIFISAIGSEFSLRTNSVVPGFKIAISLMNRGADYRVFIPAELLINKGISDVFPRNIPEGSNVEFRIRLNTY, via the coding sequence ATGATAAGATATCTTTTATCAATAAGTATATTATTTACAATCTTTTCTTCTTGCACATCTGAAATCCAATGTGATCAGGCGCCAGATATCTCTCCAGATCAAACTAATCTGGAATCTCAAATCAATGAAATTGAAGCTTATCTGAGTGCTGAAGGTCTTAATTACCAAACGCATTCATCTGGAATACGATATGTTGAATTAGAAAGTGGTGAAGGAAGATCTCCAAATTTTTGTTCGTCTGTATCTATTGATTATGAAGGGCGCGAACTAGGAAGCGATGAGATCTTTATTAGTGCGATTGGTAGTGAATTCTCTTTACGTACTAACTCAGTTGTACCAGGATTTAAAATTGCAATCAGCTTGATGAATAGGGGAGCAGATTATAGAGTCTTCATCCCAGCAGAACTGTTGATCAATAAAGGTATTAGTGATGTTTTTCCAAGGAATATCCCTGAAGGAAGTAATGTAGAATTTCGAATCCGTCTGAATACATATTGA
- a CDS encoding thioredoxin family protein encodes MIELAEDNLQEIIEGNETVMVQYGATWCGNCRITKPKFKRLAGENENIKFVYVDAEKLPNSRSLAEVKNLPTFAGFKNGKLVNSISGNKPSIITDLLNEVTNN; translated from the coding sequence ATGATAGAATTAGCAGAAGATAATTTACAAGAAATAATTGAAGGTAATGAAACCGTGATGGTGCAATATGGAGCTACATGGTGCGGAAATTGTAGGATTACAAAACCAAAATTCAAAAGGTTAGCAGGTGAAAACGAAAACATAAAATTTGTTTATGTTGATGCGGAAAAATTACCAAATTCAAGATCTTTAGCAGAAGTTAAAAACTTACCCACTTTTGCAGGATTCAAAAATGGTAAATTAGTAAATTCTATTTCTGGAAATAAACCAAGCATTATAACTGATTTATTAAATGAGGTTACCAATAATTAA
- a CDS encoding DUF6952 family protein: MRLPIIKHVVEFIEKNDDDFVIETMEVLEDLIEAKGIKDEELEVIGELLSNFSGALEVRKEIKGGTPKKEALNGFMQRVMGSIDN, from the coding sequence ATGAGGTTACCAATAATTAAGCACGTTGTAGAGTTCATCGAAAAGAATGATGATGATTTTGTAATAGAAACAATGGAGGTTCTTGAAGACCTTATTGAGGCGAAAGGCATTAAGGATGAGGAATTAGAAGTTATTGGAGAATTACTCTCTAATTTTTCTGGAGCCCTTGAGGTTAGAAAAGAAATAAAAGGTGGTACCCCTAAAAAAGAAGCACTTAATGGATTCATGCAAAGAGTGATGGGGTCTATCGATAATTAA
- a CDS encoding FKBP-type peptidyl-prolyl cis-trans isomerase — MKKILVFMIAGLAAVLLSSCDEECENLRGECPEEQLAKDVKLIEDYIAENNLEAERDPSYDLFYIIEEEGNGVFPENGQEINVNYVGRFLDGEVFDTSIESVAKDAGVFSESRTYEPFSFTLGLRQVILGWEIGMKKLSEGGKATLLLPSYLAYGPRGNTSIPPNTVLLFEVELVSINN, encoded by the coding sequence ATGAAGAAGATATTAGTATTTATGATAGCAGGACTAGCAGCAGTCTTGCTATCTTCTTGTGATGAAGAATGTGAAAATTTAAGAGGGGAATGTCCGGAAGAGCAGTTGGCCAAGGACGTTAAGTTAATTGAAGATTACATAGCCGAAAATAACCTTGAAGCCGAAAGAGATCCTTCTTATGATTTGTTTTACATAATTGAGGAGGAAGGAAATGGGGTTTTTCCTGAAAATGGTCAGGAAATTAATGTTAATTATGTAGGTCGATTTCTTGATGGTGAAGTTTTTGATACCAGTATTGAATCTGTAGCTAAGGATGCAGGTGTTTTTAGTGAGTCAAGAACCTATGAGCCTTTTTCATTTACTTTAGGCTTGCGTCAGGTGATTTTAGGATGGGAAATTGGGATGAAAAAATTAAGTGAAGGAGGAAAAGCTACTTTACTTTTGCCTTCCTATTTAGCATATGGTCCTAGAGGAAATACTAGCATCCCACCTAATACCGTTTTACTATTCGAAGTAGAATTAGTAAGTATCAATAATTAA